In a single window of the Rhodamnia argentea isolate NSW1041297 chromosome 2, ASM2092103v1, whole genome shotgun sequence genome:
- the LOC115738630 gene encoding thaumatin-like protein 1b, giving the protein MARFSPLISLPWLLVSVTFLAVDATTFTLVNKCEYTIWPGVLANAGEPPLSTTGFALQKGESRPLSAPAGWGGRFWARTRCAQDPATGELSCLTGDCGSGQLECGGGGAVPPATLAEFKLDGDGGLDFFDVSLVDGYNLPVLVAPKGGGGGGRGNCTSVRCAVDLEGACPSELRVTARGDGSGVAACKSACDAFRQPQYCCSGSYSSPQACKPTSYSEVFKSACPQAYSYAYDDETSTFTCAGADYVITFCPTPSTSQKAASSQDQTPGAAATDTPLINGTMVYVGVAEASRASRSARTQVPAVGLVGVAVSTWRLRHLLSA; this is encoded by the exons ATGGCGAGATTCTCGCCATTGATATCTCTGCCATGGCTGCTCGTTTCCGTAACGTTCTTGGCAG TTGATGCGACGACCTTCACGTTAGTGAACAAGTGCGAGTACACCATATGGCCGGGCGTCCTCGCCAACGCCGGCGAACCTCCCCTCTCCACCACCGGCTTCGCGCTCCAGAAGGGCGAGTCCCGTCCCCTCTCCGCCCCCGCCGGCTGGGGCGGCCGCTTCTGGGCCCGGACCCGCTGCGCCCAGGACCCCGCCACCGGCGAGCTCTCCTGCCTCACCGGCGACTGCGGCTCCGGCCAGCTCGAGTGCGGCGGTGGCGGCGCCGTCCCTCCCGCCACCCTCGCCGAGTTCAAGCTCGACGGAGACGGCGGCCTCGACTTCTTCGACGTGAGCCTCGTCGACGGCTACAACCTGCCCGTGCTGGTGGCGCCCAaggggggcggcggcggggggCGGGGGAACTGCACGAGCGTCCGGTGCGCGGTCGACCTCGAAGGTGCGTGCCCTTCGGAGCTGAGGGTGACGGCCAGGGGTGACGGGTCGGGGGTGGCCGCGTGCAAGAGCGCGTGCGACGCGTTCCGGCAGCCGCAGTACTGCTGCAGCGGCTCGTACAGCAGCCCTCAGGCGTGCAAGCCGACGTCGTACTCGGAGGTGTTCAAGAGCGCTTGCCCGCAAGCGTACAGCTACGCCTACGACGACGAGACGAGCACGTTCACGTGCGCCGGCGCGGATTACGTCATCACCTTCTGCCCGACTCCCAGCACCAG CCAAAAGGCAGCTTCCTCACAGGACCAGACTCCGGGGGCCGCCGCCACGGACACGCCTCTCATCAACGGCACCATGGTCTATGTCGGCGTGGCGGAGGCGAGCCGCGCGTCGCGCTCCGCCCGTACCCAGGTGCCCGCGGTCGGCCTGGTCGGCGTGGCGGTGTCCACATGGCGGTTGCGGCATCTCCTTTCGGCATGA